In Rhinolophus ferrumequinum isolate MPI-CBG mRhiFer1 chromosome 7, mRhiFer1_v1.p, whole genome shotgun sequence, the following proteins share a genomic window:
- the TPPP gene encoding tubulin polymerization-promoting protein: MADSKAKPAKAANKTPPKSPGDPAKDKAAKRLSLESEGTPEGAAAAPELSALEEAFRRFAVHGDTRATGKELHGKNWSKLCKDCQVIDGKNVTVTDVDIVFSKIKGKGCRTITFEQFKEALEELSKKRFKDKSSEEAVREVHRLIEGKAPIISGVTKAISSPTVSRLTDTTKFTGSHKERFDPSGRGKGKAGRVDLVDESGYVPGYKHAGTYDQKVQGGK, translated from the exons ATGGCCGACAGCAAGGCCAAGCCCGCCAAGGCTGCCAACAAGACACCCCCAAAGTCCCCGGGGGATCCCGCGAAGGACAAGGCGGCTAAGAGGCTGTCCTTGGAGTCAGAAGGTACCCCCGAGGGGGCGGCCGCGGCCCCCGAGCTCAGCGCCCTGGAGGAGGCCTTCCGGCGGTTTGCGGTGCACGGGGACACCAGAGCCACGGGCAAGGAGCTGCACGGGAAGAACTGGTCGAAGCTGTGCAAGGACTGCCAGGTGATCGACGGGAAGAATGTGACTGTCACCGACGTGGACATCGTCTTCAGCAAAATCAA AGGGAAGGGCTGCCGGACCATCACGTTCGAACAGTTCAAGGAGGCACTGGAGGAGCTGTCCAAGAAGAGGTTCAAGGACAAGAGCAGCGAGGAGGCCGTGCGAGAGGTGCACAGGCTCATCGAGGGCAAGGCGCCCATCATCTCAGGGGTGACG AAAGCCATCTCGTCCCCCACGGTGTCGCGGCTCACGGACACGACCAAGTTCACAGGCTCCCACAAGGAACGCTTCGACCCGTCGGGCAGAGGCAAAGGCAAGGCCGGGCGCGTGGACCTCGTAGACGAGTCAGGCTACGTGCCAGGGTACAAGCATGCGGGCACCTACGACCAGAAGGTGCAGGGGGGCAAGTAG